DNA sequence from the Gordonia polyisoprenivorans genome:
ACGCGTCCATGTGGCCCCGGTGGTGGCGGTCTGCGCGATCTCCGACGTCGTGCTCATCACCGCGGGCGTGGCCGGCCTCGGTGCGCTCGTGAACGCCCACCCGAGCGTGGTGACCGCGGCCAAGTACCTCGGCGGGGCGTATGTGATCGTGCTCGGGCTGATGGCCGCCCGTCGCTGTCTGCGCAGTCGGGAGGCGATCGTCGACAACGCCGGCGAGGTCACCACGGCGAGCCGCTGGGTGGCGATCGGCACCGCGCTGGCCCTCACCTGGCTCAATCCGCACGTCTATCTCGACACCGTGCTCACCATGGGCGCCATCGCCAACAGCCACGGAAACGGCAAGTGGGCCTTCGCGATCGGCGCCTGCTGCGCGAGCCTGATCTGGTTCTCACTGCTGGGCGGCGGTGGTCGCCGCATGGCGCCGATCTTCGCCAAACCCGTCGCATGGCGCATCCTCGACGCCGTCGTCGCCGTGGTCATGATCGGGATGGGCGCTGCGCTGGTGGGGTCGGCGTAGGGCGTCGACACCGGTGCGTTTGTGTGTCGACCTCGGCGATGTGTGTCCTGCAGGACGCACAAACCCGAAGTCGGCACACATTCGCAGCGCCTCGCGGGCTCAGACCAGGCCGTGCCGATACGCGTAGGCCACCAGCGCCGCACGGTCGCGGCATGCGGTCTTGGCGAGCAGGTGGTTGACGTGGGTCTTGACGGTGCTCACGCCGACGACGAGGTGGGAGGCTATCTGTTGGTTCGACATCGCCTGCGCGATCAGGCCGAGCACCTCCACCTCGCGTTCGGTGAGACCGTCGGGCGCCTCGGTCGGTGCTGCCGGCGCAGCCGACCGCTCGTGGGACAAGACCGCGCGCAACGCCTTCTCGTCGAGCATCGACCGACCGCCGGCCGCGGCGAGCACCGCCGCCTCGATGGCCTCGGGATCGGCGTCCTTGTTGAGGAATCCGACGGCCCCGGCGTCGAGTGCCTCGACGATCGTGGTGTCGTCGTCGTAGGTCGTCAATGCCACTGCGGCAGTGCGTGATCCGTCGGCGCGCAGCCGTCGTATTCCCTCGATGCCGCCGATGCCGGGCATGCGGAGATCGGTGAGCAGTACGTCGGGGTCGGTCCCGGCGACGAGGTCGAGGGCGGATTCGGCCGAGGCCGCTACCCCGAGGACCGCGATGGTGTCGAACAGCGAGAGCATCGACCGCAGGCCCTCGCGCACCACGGTCTGATCGTCGGCGATCACCACCGTCACCGTCACGTCGTCACCGCCATGATGAGCTCGAATCCTTCCTCGCACGGGCCGTGGGTCAGCCTACCGCCGGCCGCCGCGACCCGTTCGGCGAGACCGGCCAAACCGTATCCGCCGCTGTCGTGTTCGCGATCGGTGAACCCGTCGGGATCGCCGACGGAGAGCATCCGGAGGCCCTCGACCCCGAACTCGATGCGCACCGGTGCACCCGCGGCGTGGCGTAACGAGTTGGTCAGCCCCTCCATCACCACCGATCGGGCGACGGCGGTCCACTCGGCGTCGAGATCGTCGGGCGAACCCGCGACCGTCACCTGCAATCCGGTTGCGGAACCGAGACGTTGGAGCGTCGGCTCCAGCCAGGCGCTCAACGGTGCGGCGCTCGCAGCGGGTCCGTCGCGCAACGATCGGACCGCTTCTCGTGCCTCACCGAGGCCGTCCTTCGCCAAGTTCGTTGCGGTGTCCAGCTTCTCGGCGAGATCGGCGGAGACGCCCTCGCGTCGGGCGATGAGCGCGGCGCCCTGCAGGGTGATGATCAACCCGGACAAGGTGTGGGCGAGTACGTCGTGGAGTTGGGCGGCGAGCACCCGACGGTTCTCCGCCTCGACGGCACGCGCGCGCTCGGAATCGATGATCTCCTGTTGTGCCGCAG
Encoded proteins:
- a CDS encoding LysE/ArgO family amino acid transporter: MNAFLLPALAGLLTGAGLIIAIGPQNIFVLQQGVRRVHVAPVVAVCAISDVVLITAGVAGLGALVNAHPSVVTAAKYLGGAYVIVLGLMAARRCLRSREAIVDNAGEVTTASRWVAIGTALALTWLNPHVYLDTVLTMGAIANSHGNGKWAFAIGACCASLIWFSLLGGGGRRMAPIFAKPVAWRILDAVVAVVMIGMGAALVGSA
- a CDS encoding response regulator, yielding MTVTVVIADDQTVVREGLRSMLSLFDTIAVLGVAASAESALDLVAGTDPDVLLTDLRMPGIGGIEGIRRLRADGSRTAAVALTTYDDDTTIVEALDAGAVGFLNKDADPEAIEAAVLAAAGGRSMLDEKALRAVLSHERSAAPAAPTEAPDGLTEREVEVLGLIAQAMSNQQIASHLVVGVSTVKTHVNHLLAKTACRDRAALVAYAYRHGLV
- a CDS encoding sensor histidine kinase, producing the protein MPSIARVLNPGRASPDVLAVRYAVCALVIASAVLDTTSVPPWRVAPGWIATAVLVVCLVRGGMQPMTAPRFLAATSLGDSAIVIGAASVVGVAFAGGATVWVPQLGVAASALAPVALPMTAALAAVPMLALTVHWSQLHQSGWTLAINLMVAVVVFGWVHLRRYRREVTEVAAAQQEIIDSERARAVEAENRRVLAAQLHDVLAHTLSGLIITLQGAALIARREGVSADLAEKLDTATNLAKDGLGEAREAVRSLRDGPAASAAPLSAWLEPTLQRLGSATGLQVTVAGSPDDLDAEWTAVARSVVMEGLTNSLRHAAGAPVRIEFGVEGLRMLSVGDPDGFTDREHDSGGYGLAGLAERVAAAGGRLTHGPCEEGFELIMAVTT